The proteins below come from a single Triticum aestivum cultivar Chinese Spring chromosome 5D, IWGSC CS RefSeq v2.1, whole genome shotgun sequence genomic window:
- the LOC123123786 gene encoding probable acyl-activating enzyme 16, chloroplastic, giving the protein MLLASSGQMAALRPPRLLLLPPRPAALPLRRRPSMGASSARRRGGAGRVCVPRCAGATPPPQTSAVQVPARRKCSPLLDSALLPGGSELAVHEWKAVPDIWRTAAEKYADLVALVDPYHDPPSKLTYKQLEQQILDFSHGLRAIGVAPDEKLALFADNSCRWLVADQGIMATGAINVVRGTKSSDEELFQIYSHSESIALVVDSPQFFNRLAESFISRINARFIVLLWGDKSSLNSKAVMDIPVYDYNDITELGRENRNALCYSSELFEQGQQGVFEAIGPEDVATLIYTSGTGGTPKGVMLTHRNLLHQINNLWDIVPAVPGDRFLSMLPPWHAYERSTEYFIFTHGIQQVYTTVKHLKADLQHHQPHYIISVPLVYETLYSSIQRQISASPPARKTVALALIKISLLFMEAKKIYEGTVLSNSPVKPSFIFYMFNYLRARIVAALLWPLHNLAKMLVYKKIHSSIGISKAGISGGGSLPMHVDKFFEAIGIKVQNGYGLTETSPVVAARRPFCNVLGTVGHPIKHTEIKIVDIETGEVLPDGSKGIVKIKGLPVMKGYYKNPSATNKALDLEGWFNTGDIGWIAPHHATGPSRKCGGMLVLEGRAKDTIVLTTGENVEPAELEEAASRSSLIDQIMVIGQDRRRLGAIIVPNNDEVVEAAKRKSSLDGNNGLAKDTVMSLLHAELKTWMAGCSFQIGPILVVDEPFTIDNGLMTPTMKIRRDKVAAKYQSEIEALYK; this is encoded by the exons ATGCTCCTCGCCTCCTCCGGCCAAATGGCGGCGCTCCgcccgccgcgcctcctcctcctcccgccccgcCCGGCTGCGCTGCCGCTCCGGCGCCGTCCCAGCATGGGCGCCTCCTCGGCGAGGCGGCGTGGCGGCGCTGGCCGCGTCTGTGTGCCCCGGTGCGCGGGCGCCACACCCCCTCCGCAAACCTCCGCG GTACAAGTCCCAGCTCGCAGAAAGTGCTCGCCGTTGCTTGATAGTGCTCTATTGCCTGGTGGAAGTGAATTGGCTGTGCATGAATGGAAGGCCGTTCCAGATATTTGGAGGACAGCAGCAGAAAAGTATGCTGACCTTGTAGCTCTGGTGGATCCTTACCATGATCCTCCGTCCAAATTGACTTATAAGCAG CTTGAACAACAAATATTGGATTTCTCTCATGGTCTGAGGGCTATTGGTGTTGCTCCAGATGAAAAGCTAGCCCTTTTTGCTGACAACTCATGTCGATGGCTAGTTGCAGATCAAG GAATCATGGCTACTGGTGCTATCAATGTTGTTAGAGGAACAAAATCTTCCGATGAAGAACTGTTCCAAATATACAGTCACTCAGAAAG TATTGCACTTGTTGTGGACAGTCCTCAATTCTTTAACCGGCTTGCAGAATCTTTCATTTCAAGGATTAATGCAAGATTCATTGTGCTACTTTGGGGTGATAAATCATCCCTAAATAGTAAAGCTGTGATGGACATACCAGTTTATGACTACAATGATATCACTGAACTTGGACGAGAAAATCGCAATGCATTATGCTACTCAAGCGAGCTATTCGAGCAAG GTCAGCAAGGCGTCTTCGAAGCTATTGGTCCAGAAGACGTTGCGACCCTAATATATACTAGCGGAACAGGTGGCACACCAAAAGGCGTCATGCTTACACACCGAAATCTCTTGCATCAG ATAAATAACTTATGGGATATTGTTCCAGCAGTACCTGGTGATAGGTTCCTAAGCATGCTTCCACCCTGGCATGCATACGAGCGTTCTACTGAGTACTTCATCTTCACTCATGGAATTCAACAAGTTTACACTACTGTGAAGCACCTGAAG GCAGATTTGCAGCACCACCAACCTCATTATATTATCTCTGTACCACTGGTCTATGAAACTCTGTACAG TTCGATTCAGAGACAGATATCTGCTAGTCCTCCTGCTCGAAAAACTGTTGCCCTTGCACTTATCAAGATAAGTTTGCTATTTATGGAGGCGAAGAAGATATATGAG GGAACAGTCTTATCAAACAGTCCTGTCAAGCCATCATTCATTTTCTACATGTTCAATTATCTACGGGCAAGAATCGTCGCTGCTCTTTTGTGGCCTTTGCATAATCTGGCAAAGATGTTAGTCTACAAGAAAATCCATTCTTCCATCGGAATTTCAAAG GCTGGTATTAGTGGTGGCGGAAGTCTTCCGATGCATGTTGACAAGTTTTTTGAG GCTATTGGTATCAAAGTGCAAAATGGCTATGGTCTAACAGAGACTTCCCCTGTTGTAGCTGCTAGACGGCCATTCTGTAAT GTTCTTGGCACAGTTGGCCACCCAATAAAGCATACAGAAATCAAGATTGTGGACATAGAGACCGGTGAGGTGCTCCCAGATGGTTCAAAGGGGATTGTGAAGATTAAAGGACTGCCAGTAATGAAGGGATATTATAAG AATCCATCTGCCACAAATAAAGCTTTGGATCTAGAAGGTTGGTTCAACACTGGAGATATAGGTTGGATTGCACCTCACCATGCCACAGGTCCTAGTCGAAAGTGTGGAGGGATGCTTGTTCTTGAAGGGCGTGCAAAGGATACAATAGTTCTCACTACAG GTGAAAATGTTGAACCTGCTGAGCTTGAGGAAGCAGCAAGCAGGAGTAGCTTGATTGATCAGATAATGGTTATTGGCCAG GATCGGCGGCGCCTTGGTGCTATTATTGTTCCCAATAATGATGAAGTCGTAGAAGCAGCAAAAAGAAAGTCGAGCCTTGATGGGAACAACGGACTAGCCAAAGATACGGTCATGAGCTTGCTACATGCTGAGCTGAAAACTTG GATGGCTGGTTGCTCATTCCAGATTGGCCCTATTCTTGTTGTCGACGAACCATTTACG ATTGATAATGGTTTGATGACACCAACCATGAAAATAAGAAGGGACAAAGTGGCGGCCAAGTATCAGAGTGAGATTGAAGCCTTGTACAAgtga